Below is a genomic region from Streptomyces sp. RPA4-2.
CAGCCCGACGGACTTCCGCTCGGTGTGCTCACCGCCCTGCTCGGCAGCCCGTTCTTCTTCTGACTGATGCGCAAGACCCGTCGCGGACAAGGAGGTTGGGCATGAGGTTCCCGCGTACGGCGCGCCCCGCGCCCCCGCCAAACAGGGCGGGAAAGTCGACGCTGCTCGCCGCGCTCGCCGCCGATCTGCGCGCCAGTGCGGGAGTCGTAGGGGTCCACGGGCGTCCGGCAGCGGACTGGACGGCGCCCGAACTCGCCCTGCGCCGGGCCGTGCTCCCCCAGCCCGCGTCGCTCTCCTTCCCGTTCACGGTCGAGGAGGTCGTACGGATGGGTCGCGCGCCCTGGGCCGGGCGCCGGAGCGGACGACGACGCGGCCGTCGCCGGGGCCATGGCGGTCACGGAGGTCGCGGAGTTCGCCGCCCGGCCCTTCTCCGCGCTCAGCGGCGGTGAGCGGGCCCGGGTGGCGTTCCCCGGGTGCTCGCCCAGCACGCTCCGCTGCTGCTGCTCGACGAGCCGACCGCCGCCCTCGACCTCAGACACCAGGAGTTGGTGCTGCGGGTCTGCCGGGAAAGAGAATGCGCCGGGGACGCGGTGGTCGTGGTCCTGCACGATCTCGGACTCGCCGCGACGCACGCGCACCGGGTGGCCGTGCTGAGCGCCGGCCGGGTCGCGGCCGGCGGCCCGCCGGCCGCGGTGTTCACCGGCGAGTTGCTGAGCGAGGTCTACCGCCGGCCCGTCGACGTGCTCGCGCACCCGCGGACCGGCGCCGTCCTGGTGACCCCCCGGCCGCGACCCTTGACCGTCCCTTGACCCCTCTGTGGCGTCTGCTTTGAGCCATCGTGATCAGGACGTGCCAGTGCGACGAACGTGAGAGCTGAATCACTGGACGGGCGGGTATCACTGAGGTAAGCCTCAGGTAAGTTAGGCCAGCCTCACCAAATGGCGCGGTCCCTTCCGCGCGTTCGTCCCTCGTTCTCCTGGAGCCTGAATGCGAGCCGTCCGACTTTCAGTTGTCACCGCCGCCGCCACCGCGGCGGCTCTGGCCGCCGTCACGGGCTGCACCGAGAAGAGTGAAGCCGGGAACGGCGACGCGATCCAGGTGACCGCCGCCGACTCGAAGTGCACCACCTCGGCGAAGTCGGTCCCGGCGGGCCAGGTCACGCTGAAGATAGAGAACAAGGGCTCGCAGGCCACCGAGGTCGAGATCCTCTTCCCGGACGACCGGATCGTCTCCGAGAAGGAGAACATCGGTCCGGGCACCAAGTACACGCTGACCGCCGAGGTCAAGGCCGGTTCGTACCAGATCGCCTGCCGCCCCGGCATGAAGGGCCTCGGCGTCCGCCAGAAGCTCGCGGTCACCGGCGGCAAGGTCGCCAAGCGCGACCCGCGCCTGGACAAGGCCGTCGCCGCCTACCGCGAGTACGCGCAGGAGCAGGCCGACGCGACGATCCCGAAGGTGCAGACGTTCGCCGACGCCGTCAAGGCCGGTGACATCGAGGCCGCCAAGAACGCCTTCGCCGCCTCGCGTGTGGGCTGGGAGAGCACCGAGCCGATCGCCGAGTCCTTCGGCGACATCGACCCCAAGACCGACACCCGCGCCGACGGCCTGGAGAACGGCCAGAAGTGGACCGGCTGGCACGCGCTGGAGAAGTCCCTCTGGGCGGACAAGAAGATCGGCGCCGAGCAGAAGACCCTCGCCGACCAGCTGGTCACCGACCTGAAGGACTGGCAGAAGCGGGTCGGCAAGGCCGAGATCACCCCGACCTCCATGGCCAACGGCGCCAAGGAGCTGCTCGACGAGGTCGCCACCGGCAAGGTCACCGGTGAGGAGGACCGCTACTCGCACACCGACCTCAGTGACTTCAAGGGCAACGTCGACGGCGCGCAGAAGTCGTACGAGCTGCTCAAGCCGGTCGCGCAGGAGAACGACAAGGCGCTGACCACCGAGCTCGACAAGCAGTTCACGGCACTGAACACGCTGCTCGACAAGTACCGATCGACCGACCCGCAGGACAAGGCGCAGAACGGCTTCGTGTCGTACGACAAGGTCACCAAGGACCAGCGCAAGGAGCTCTCGGACGCGGTCAACGCGCTGGCCGAGCCGCTCTCCAAGCTCGCCGCGACCGTGGTCAAGTAAGCGAGGCGACCGTGACGACCGACAGGACTGAATCCACCGACGGGCCCACACCGTCGCGGCGTTCGCTGATCGGCTGGGGCGGTGCCGGGCTCGCGCTCGGCGCCGCCGCGGCCGGGGGCGCGGTGGCGATGACCCGTACCGGGAACGACGTGGACCCGGCGGGCGCCGAGACCGGCGCCGCGGTCGCCTTCCACGGCACGCACCAGGCGGGCATCGCCACGCCGGTGCAGGACCGGCTGCACTTCGCCGCGTTCGACGTGAAGACCGACGACCGCGCCGAGTTCGTCCAGATGCTGAAGGAGTGGACGGCCGCCGCCCGCCGGATGACCGGCGGCCACACGGTCGGCGAGGGCGCCTACGGCGGCCTGGCCGAGGCGCCGCCGGACGACACCGGGGAGGCACTGGGTCTCAAGCCGTCGCGGCTCACGCTGACCATCGGCTTCGGGCCGTCGCTCTTCGAGAAGTTCGGCCTGGCGGGGCAGCGCCCGCAGGCACTCGTCGACCTGCCCAAGTTCCCGGGTGACAACCTGGAGGCGGCGCGCAGCAACGGCGACCTGTGCATCCAGGCGTGCGCGGACGACCCGCAGGTCGCGGTGCACGCCATCCGCAACCTGGCCCGGATCGGTTTCGGCAAGGTCGCCATCCGCTGGTCGCAGCTCGGCTTCGGCAAGACCTCGTCGACGACGCCGGACGCGCAGACGCCCCGCAACCTGATGGGCTTCAAGGACGGCACCCGCAACATCGCGGGCACCGAGCCGGAGCGGCTGAAGAAGTTCGTGTGGGTGGGCGAGGGCGACGGTCCGGCCTGGATGACCGGTGGCTCGTACCTCGTGGCGCGCCGTATCCGGATGAACATCGAGACCTGGGACCGCACTTCGCTCCAGGAGCAGGAGGACGTGTTCGGCCGGGACAAGGGCGAGGGCGCGCCGGCCGGCAAGGCCAAGGAGCGGGACGAGCCGTTCCTGAAGGCGATGAAGCCGGACGCACACGTCCGGCTCGCGCACCCCGAGTCCAACGACGGGATCACCCTCCTGCGCCGCGGCTACTCCTTCACGGACGGCACCGACGGTCTGGGCCGGCTGGAGGCGGGGCTGTTCTTCCTCGCGTACCAGCGGGACGTACGCAAGGGGTTCATCCCCGTGCAGCGCCGGCTCTCGCACTCCGACGCCCTCAACGAGTACATCCAGCACGTGAGTTCGGCGGTCTTCGCCGCCCCGCCCGGCGTCCGCGACAAGGACGACTGGTGGGGGCGCACGCTGTTCGCCAAGGAGGCTTAGCCCGTGTTCGGCAACTATCTGATCGGCCTGCGCGAGGGGCTGGAAGCCAGTCTCGTCGTCTGCATCCTCATCGCCTACCTGGTGAAGACGGACCGCAGGGACGCCCTGCGGCCCATCTGGACCGGCATCGCCGTCGCCGTCCTGCTGGCGCTCGGCTTCGGCTGCGCGCTCGAGTTCGGCTCCCAGGAGATGACGTTCGAGGCTCAGGAGGCGCTCGGCGGTTCGCTGTCGATCGTCGCGGTGGGCCTGGTGACCTGGATGGTCTTCTGGATGCGGCGCACCGCCCGGCATCTGAAGTCCGAACTGCACGGGAAGCTGGACGCCGCGCTGGCGATGGGTACCGGCGCGCTGGTCGCGACCGCGTTCCTGGCGGTCGGCCGGGAGGGCCTGGAGACCGCGCTGTTCGTGTGGGCGTCGGTGCACGCGGCGAGCGACGGCACGCCACGCCCGCTGATCGGTGTCGCGCTGGGGCTGGCGACCGCGGTGCTCCTCGGCTGGCTGTTCTACCGGGGCGCCCTGCGGATCAACCTCGCCAAGTTCTTCACCTGGACCGGCGGCATGCTGGTCGTGGTCGCCGCGGGCGTCATCGCGTACGGCGTGCACGACCTGCAGGAAGCCGACTGGATCCCGGGGCTGCGGAACCTGGCCTTCGACATCAGCGGCGCGATCCCGCCGGACAGTTGGTACGGCACCCTCCTCAAGGGCGTCTTCAACTTCCAGCCCGATCCGACCGTCCTTCAGATCACGGTGTGGGCGCTCTACCTGGTGCCGACCCTCGCGATCTTCCTCGCCCCGGTAGGGTTCGCCTCCGGGAAGGGGAAGGTGAAGGTACCTGATGAGCAGGGATCGCACGAGTCGCAGCCCTCGAAGACTTCTTAGCCTCGCACGGGCGGCTCTTCGCCGTCCCGGATCTGCTGGTCACCACCGTCTCGCCCTGGCGACGGGCGCGGTGACCGTGCTGTCCGTGACGGCGAGCGGCTGCGTGGTGGTGCACGGGGAGCGGGAGGTCGTCCCGGCGGCCACGCGGGGCGAGGCCGCCCGCGCCCTCGAGGACTTCACCACCGCGTACAACAAGGCGGACAAGGCCAACGACCGTTCCCTGGACGCGGACCGCGTCTCGGGCGCCCTCGGGGCCATCGACGGCGCGAAGCTGAGGGCCGGCCGGCGGAACAACCCGGGCGGCAACCCGGGGTACTCGCCGCTGGAGCTGGGCGACGCGAAGTTCGCCATACCCGCCAAGGCGGGCTGGCCGCGCTGGTTCGTGGCGGACACCGCGGCCAACAAGGGCCTGGCGGGCAGCCGTTGGCTTCTCGTCTTCACGCGCGGCAGCGCGAACGACGTGTGGCAGGCCTCGTACCTGACCGTGCTGGCCGGTACCGACGTGCCGAAGTTCCAGCAGGACAAGGACGGTTGGGCGCGGCCGGTCACGGCGGACGACGCGGCCCTCGCCGTGGGTCCTGCGAAGCTGAGCCAGTCCTACGCGACGTATCTGAGAAGCGGCGGCGAGACCTTCGCGCCGGGCATCCACACCTCGCAGTGGCGGGCGCTGCGCGGCAGGAACGCCAGCAAGCCCGGTCTCGCCCGGCAGTACATCGACGAGCCGCTGACGTCGCACGACTACGCCCCGGTCGGACTGCGCACCGCGGACGGCGGGGCACTGGTCTTCTTCGTCACGCAACGCTACGAGAAGCTGACCGCCGCGCAGGGCACCGAACTTCCCGCGCAGAGCGCGGACGTCAAGGCGCTGACGACCGGTGACGTCAAGCAGTCCCTCACCCTGGGGTTCGTCTCCAACCAGGCGGCCCTGGACCCGGCGAAGGATGCTCAGGACCAGCGGGTGACGGTGCTGGGCCGGGTCGAGGGGCTGACGGCGGCGAAGGGCGGCTGACAGCTCGGCCCGCGACACCCGCCGGGGCTGCCCCGGCGGGTTTCGGCCGCGGCGGGTCCGGTCGCGGCGGGTCGGGCCCCGGCGCCTAGCCGCGGTGGGGCCAGGCGGCCAGCTGGTCGGACTCGTTCTCTCCCGCGTAGCGGGCGCAGGCGTCCGTCAGGGCCTCGAGCAGGGTCAGCGGGTCGGGGAGCGGGTGTTCGGGGCCGCGCAGCCAGTCGACGGTCAGGTCACCGGGAAGCTGGGCCGGTGGGACGAGCACATAGGAACCGCGGCAGTGCCAGCGCAGGCCGGGGTGTTCGTCCGTCGTCTCGGGGTGCGAGTCCAGCTCGCAGGGCCACCACTCGTCCTCGTCCTCGGGCGTACCGCGGGTGAGCGTGAAGAAGAACATGCGTCCGTCACCGCTCTCGGCGACGGGTCCGACCTCGACGCCGGAGGCGAGCAGCCGCTCCAGGGCCTCGCGGCCCGCGTCGACCGGCACGTCGAGCACGTCGTGCACCATGCCGGTGGCGGTGATGAAGTTGGCCTGCGGCTGGTGCCGTACCCATCGCTCGATCTGGGCGCGGTCGGTCGTGGACTGGGTCTGCCAGGCGAAGGACACGGGATGGCGCGCGGGGGTGGGACAGCCGACGCGGTCACAGGAACATCGGTAGCCGGAGGGGTACGCGGCCTGCGCGAGCGGCAGCCCAGCGGCGGCAGCGGCGAGCAGCAGGGCTTCACGCCCGCCGTCGTCGGCGATCTCCTTGGGACGGCGACCACGCAGCCACTGGGAGATCCTGCCCTGCGCGCCGGAGCGGCGGCCGAACTCTGCGCTCATCAATCTCCTCGCCTAGCAGTGGTGCCGACAGCGGTCGTGTCGATGCGGTCGTACCGGCGGACGCCTTCGCGACCGGCATCCGACAAGCCCTATGGTCCCACCATCCTGCGCCCCGGGTGGACAGAGCTCGCATCCGGGGTGGGCGGGACCAGGGCTCCACCCACCGGAATCGGGCAGGATGGACCATTCTGGTGTGATTTATCTCCGTGGAGCGAGCCCGTACAGGGCGTAGTCCACCAAGGTGTCCGTGTACGCGTACGAAATCGGGCCGGTGCGCTGGAGCCAGCGCTGGGCGAGCGGGGAGACGAAGAGCTCCAGGGCGATCCGGGGGTCGAGGTCGGGCCGCAGGTCGCCTTCGTCCTGGGCGGACCTGAGCCGCTTCACGTAGAGCTGGAGCTGGGGTTCGAGGAGCTTGCTGACGAACTCGGCGCCGAGCGCTTCGTTCACCAGGCCCTCGGCGGCCAGGGCGCGCGAGGGGATCTCGAAGGCGGGGTTCAGCAGCTCGTCGACGGTGGCGCGCAGGACCTGTTTGAGGTCGGCGGCGAGGTCGCCGGTGTCCGGGATCTCGTACGACTCCTGTCCCGCCTCCCGGGCCGCCCGCTCCGCGAGGTCCATGAAGGCGTCCAGGAGCACCGCGGCCTTCGACGGCCACCACCGGTAGATCGTCTGCTTGCCGACTCCGGCGCGGGCGGCGACGCCCTCGATCGTGGTCCGGGGGTAGCCGACCTCGCCGACGAGGGCGAGGGCCGCGTCGAAGATCGCGCGACGGGACTTCTCGCTGCGGCGCGAGGAGTCGGGTGCGGACCTGCCGGGGGGCGGGGCGGGCTGGGGAGACGTCGGGGCCATGGGGCGAACCTAACAGGTCGGCAAGACGGGGCGTCTCGCTGCCGTTCGGCCCGACGGGTGGGGCGCGGGGCTGTGCCGCCGTCGCCGGGGAGACGGCGGTTCTCGGGTGGCTCGCGGGCGGCTCGCGGGTGGCTCGCGGGCGGTTCGCGGGAGGACCACCCGTTCGCCACCGAGCCGGACGGTGCCGCTCGGCGCACCATGGGCATCATCTGCCCCGCGGTACGTGAGGAGCCCTCCTTGCACCCTCTGCGCAGCGCCACACCCCGGCGCTATCTGATGTGCCCGCCCGAGCACTTCGGCGTCACCTACACCATCAATCCCTGGATGGATCCGGCCAAGCCGGTCGACGTGGCGCTCGCCGTCGCCCAGTGGGAGGACCTGCGGGACCGCTACCGCTCACTGGGCCACACGGTCGAGGAGCTCGTCCCGCGTCACGGCCTGCCGGACATGGTGTTCGCCGCGAACGGGGCGACGGTCGTGGACGGCCGGGTGCTCGGCGCGCGGTTCGCGCACCGGGAGCGGGAGGCGGAGGCGGCGGTGCACCTGGAGTGGTTCCGCGCCCACGGCTTCCCGTCCGTGCGCGAGCCGGTGCACATCAACGAGGGCGAGGGCGACTTCGCGGTCACCGCCTCGTACCTGCTCGCCGGGCGCGGCTTCCGGGCGAGCCCGCTCTCGCACGGCGAGGCCCAGGAGTTCTTCGGCCGCCCGGTGCTCGGGCTCGACCTGGTCGATCCCCGCTACTACCACCTCGACACGGCCCTCACCGTCCTCGACGACACGACGGACGAGATCATGTACTACCCGCCCGCGTTCTCCCCCGGCAGTCGCGAGGTGCTGCGCCGG
It encodes:
- the efeO gene encoding iron uptake system protein EfeO, yielding MRAVRLSVVTAAATAAALAAVTGCTEKSEAGNGDAIQVTAADSKCTTSAKSVPAGQVTLKIENKGSQATEVEILFPDDRIVSEKENIGPGTKYTLTAEVKAGSYQIACRPGMKGLGVRQKLAVTGGKVAKRDPRLDKAVAAYREYAQEQADATIPKVQTFADAVKAGDIEAAKNAFAASRVGWESTEPIAESFGDIDPKTDTRADGLENGQKWTGWHALEKSLWADKKIGAEQKTLADQLVTDLKDWQKRVGKAEITPTSMANGAKELLDEVATGKVTGEEDRYSHTDLSDFKGNVDGAQKSYELLKPVAQENDKALTTELDKQFTALNTLLDKYRSTDPQDKAQNGFVSYDKVTKDQRKELSDAVNALAEPLSKLAATVVK
- the efeB gene encoding iron uptake transporter deferrochelatase/peroxidase subunit; translation: MTTDRTESTDGPTPSRRSLIGWGGAGLALGAAAAGGAVAMTRTGNDVDPAGAETGAAVAFHGTHQAGIATPVQDRLHFAAFDVKTDDRAEFVQMLKEWTAAARRMTGGHTVGEGAYGGLAEAPPDDTGEALGLKPSRLTLTIGFGPSLFEKFGLAGQRPQALVDLPKFPGDNLEAARSNGDLCIQACADDPQVAVHAIRNLARIGFGKVAIRWSQLGFGKTSSTTPDAQTPRNLMGFKDGTRNIAGTEPERLKKFVWVGEGDGPAWMTGGSYLVARRIRMNIETWDRTSLQEQEDVFGRDKGEGAPAGKAKERDEPFLKAMKPDAHVRLAHPESNDGITLLRRGYSFTDGTDGLGRLEAGLFFLAYQRDVRKGFIPVQRRLSHSDALNEYIQHVSSAVFAAPPGVRDKDDWWGRTLFAKEA
- the efeU gene encoding iron uptake transporter permease EfeU, translated to MFGNYLIGLREGLEASLVVCILIAYLVKTDRRDALRPIWTGIAVAVLLALGFGCALEFGSQEMTFEAQEALGGSLSIVAVGLVTWMVFWMRRTARHLKSELHGKLDAALAMGTGALVATAFLAVGREGLETALFVWASVHAASDGTPRPLIGVALGLATAVLLGWLFYRGALRINLAKFFTWTGGMLVVVAAGVIAYGVHDLQEADWIPGLRNLAFDISGAIPPDSWYGTLLKGVFNFQPDPTVLQITVWALYLVPTLAIFLAPVGFASGKGKVKVPDEQGSHESQPSKTS
- a CDS encoding bifunctional DNA primase/polymerase; the protein is MSAEFGRRSGAQGRISQWLRGRRPKEIADDGGREALLLAAAAAGLPLAQAAYPSGYRCSCDRVGCPTPARHPVSFAWQTQSTTDRAQIERWVRHQPQANFITATGMVHDVLDVPVDAGREALERLLASGVEVGPVAESGDGRMFFFTLTRGTPEDEDEWWPCELDSHPETTDEHPGLRWHCRGSYVLVPPAQLPGDLTVDWLRGPEHPLPDPLTLLEALTDACARYAGENESDQLAAWPHRG
- a CDS encoding TetR/AcrR family transcriptional regulator → MAPTSPQPAPPPGRSAPDSSRRSEKSRRAIFDAALALVGEVGYPRTTIEGVAARAGVGKQTIYRWWPSKAAVLLDAFMDLAERAAREAGQESYEIPDTGDLAADLKQVLRATVDELLNPAFEIPSRALAAEGLVNEALGAEFVSKLLEPQLQLYVKRLRSAQDEGDLRPDLDPRIALELFVSPLAQRWLQRTGPISYAYTDTLVDYALYGLAPRR
- the ddaH gene encoding dimethylargininase; its protein translation is MGIICPAVREEPSLHPLRSATPRRYLMCPPEHFGVTYTINPWMDPAKPVDVALAVAQWEDLRDRYRSLGHTVEELVPRHGLPDMVFAANGATVVDGRVLGARFAHREREAEAAVHLEWFRAHGFPSVREPVHINEGEGDFAVTASYLLAGRGFRASPLSHGEAQEFFGRPVLGLDLVDPRYYHLDTALTVLDDTTDEIMYYPPAFSPGSREVLRRLFPDALTAGDEDAAAFGLNGVSDGLHVLLPQAATGLFEPLRDRGFEPVGIDLSELLKGGGSVKCCTQELR